ATCGCCATCACGGGCGCGCCCTGCGAAGCAAAACTGAACGCGGAGATCGTGCCGATGTGGGAGTCGCTTCTGGTGAAAGAAGGGGATGTCCTCTCTTTTCGCATGACCACGAGCGGCGTCAAGACGTACCTCTGCGTATCGGGCGGGATCCAGGTGCCGGACGTGCTCGGCTGCAAATCCACGTATGTACTGAGCCAGCTGGGCGGCTATCAGGGCAGGAAGCTGCAGGCGGGCGACGAGGTGCAGATCGGAGAGCCGCTGCCAGGCGTATTCCAGCAGGTGGGCAAACGGATCCCGGACGAATACCTTCCTCCTTTTTCTACCTCTGTCGATATCCGCATGGTCGTCGGTCTTTCCAGCTATCGGCTGAGCGACGAGGGCCTGCGGGCGTTTCTCAATTCGGAATGGCAGGTGGGTCTGGAGTCAAACAATATCGCGTACCGGTACACGGGCGCCACGGTTACCTTCAAACCGACCGAACCGGCTTTTGGAGCGGGCGACAATTCTTCCAATGTGGTAGACATCGTCTATCCGATCGGGGCGATTATGGTGCCCAATGAAAAGGAGCTGATTCTGCTGCTTCGCGATGCGACGACAGGTGGCGGCTTCGTCACGATCGGAACAGCGATTCACGCGGATCTGGACCTGATCGCCCAGTCCCGGCCCAACACCAAAACCCGGTTTATCTCCGTCACCGTCGATCAGGCGATTGAGGCGCGCATGAATAAAAAACGGAAGGTGCAAGCCGTGCAGGAACTGCTGCGCTGACGCCTGGGGGGTGCCTGCGTGCTGCAAGTCTAGCAGCCGCGTCCGCTTCTTTTTTCCCGGTGGCAATGATATAATGAGAGGCATCCAAATGAAGTGGGCCCTGTGTTTCCCCGCGGAGACAAAGGGTCTTTTCGCTTGCACATTTGTCAGAAGGGAAGAAGAATGGTATGAGACGCATGATGTTTTTCCTGTTCTGTTTGGTGCTCGTCATCGGACTTGCAGGCTGCGGTGGCACCAGTCAAACCGCCCAACCAGCAGAACCAGCGCCGCAAACAGAAGCGAGCAGCCCCGCCGCTCCGCCGCCATCTGCGGAATCGAGCGCAAAGGCGACCAGCTATCCGATCACGATAAAAGATGCAACAGGTCAAGAGATTACGTTTGAAGCAGCGCCGGAGAGGATCGTCTCCACGTCGCCGGCAGAGACCGAGATGCTGTTTGCGCTCGGCCTCGGTGACAAGGTGGTGGCCGTCTCCGATTACGATGACTACCCAGAAGAAGCGAAAGCAAAGCCGAAAGTCGGCGGCGTCGTTACGCCCAATGAAGAAGCGATCATTTCGCATGCGCCTGACCTGGTCATCGGCGGCATTTCGATGAAAAATGAGGTCGTCGAGAAACTGCGTGCTCTCGACCTGAAGGTGATTACGTTTCAACCCAAGGTCGTCGACGACATCATGGACAATATTTTGCTGATCGGACAAATTACCGACCGCAATCAGCAGGCGGAAGACTTGGTCGCGAAGATGAAAGCGGACATCACGAAGGTCACCGAAGCTGTCCAGACCCTGAAACCGGAGGAAAAGAAGAAAGTCTATTTGGAGTTTTCTGCTGGCTGGACGGTCGGCAAAGGGGAATTTCTCGATGAGCTGATTACGATGGCGGGCGGAATCAATATCGCTGCCGATACCGAAGGGTGGAATCCGATCAGCGAAGAGAAAATCCTCCAGGAAGACCCGGATGTGATCCTGTATGCAAAAGGCTTCACCGACGATAAAACGGGGGAGAGTCTGGACCAGATGATTCGCAAGCGCAATGGTTGGGACAAGATCAAAGCGATTGAGGAAAATCAAGTGTTCGGTCTGGACCACAATGTGCTGTCTCGTCCAGGCCCGCGGATTACACAAGGATTGTACGAAATGGCCAAAGCCGTCTACCCGGAACGGATGAAATAAAATGAAAATGCGTTTTTTTCTATTTGGAGGAGCCGGGATGGCTCTCCTCTTTCTGTCTGTAGGGACGAGTCTCTCTCTCGGCTCGGCAGACCTGCCGCTGTCGCAGGTGTGGGGCATTCTGCTGCACCAGATTCCCGGCGTGGGGATGCTGGTGTCAGCCGACTGGCCGCAGTCAGCAGAACAGATCGTGCTGAAGGTCCGTTTTCCGCGCGTGCTCCTGGCCATTTTGGTCGGCGCTTGTCTTTCGTTGGCGGGCGCTGGCTTCCAGGGAATCATGCGCAATCCTCTGGCGGATCCATATACCCTGGGAGTCGCCTCCGGCTCGGCAGTGGGCGCGTCGCTTATGATCCTGTTCGGCTTCCAGTATGCTTTGCTTGGGCAGTGGAGCGTACCGCTGGCGGCCTTCGGGACCGGCCTGCTGAGTCTCTGGATGGTGATCCGGCTGGCCAACAACCAAGGGAACATACATATCGAGACCTTGATCTTGTCCGGGGTGGTGGCCCAGGCTTTTCTGGGATCGATCGTCTCGCTGCTGGTGTCCCTCTCAGACCAGGTCGTCAATGAGATCCTCTTTTGGCTGATGGGCAGTCTGGCTTTTCGGGGCTTGCCCTTTACCATGGTCCTTTTGCCGGCCTTGCTCCTGGGTCTTGTGATTCTCATGGGCTATAGCCGGACGATGAATGTATTTGCCTTGGGGGAGAGGCAGGCAGCCCACCTGGGGATCGAGGTCGACCAGACCAAAATCGCCGTCCTGTCCGTCTCCACCCTGCTCACGGCTGTAGCGGTATCCGTGTCGGGCATTATCGGATTTGTCGGACTGGTCGTCCCGCATCTCGTCAGGCTGATGGCGGGTCCGGACTACCGGCTGCTGCTGCCGCTGTCCGCCCTGTACGGAGGGATCTACGTGCTCTGGGCGGACACGCTGGCACGAACCGTGCTAAGTCCGACCGAAATCCCTTTGGGAGTCGTGACAGCTTTTCTGGGAACGCCTTTCTTCGCGTATCTGTTGAAGAAAAAACAGCGTTCGGGTAAGGGGGAAGCGATGTGATCCGGGTCGTGGATGTATCTAAAAACTACAATGGCCGCTCTGTTCTGAGCAGTCTGAACTTCTCCGTAGAGCCGGGCGAATTCTTCGGCATAATCGGCCCCAACGGAAGCGGAAAGTCCACCCTGCTCAAGCTGCTCTCCGGGGTAGAATCCTGGGGTGACGGGCAGATCTGGCTGCAGGAGAAGCTCGTTTCGCAGTACAAGCGGAAGGATCTGGCTACGTGGCTGGCCGTCCTTCAGCAAGAGCCCCTGCCTCCAGTCGGCTTTCGCGTCCGGGAGGTGGTGGAGATGGGCAGATATCCCTACCAGAGCTGGCTCGGTACGGAGAAAGCGGATTCCTCGGACATGATTGATGACATCCTGCGGACACTGCGGCTCGACGACTTGCAGGATCGCACGCTGGAAAAGCTGAGCGGCGGAGAAAAGCAGCGTGTCGCTCTGGCCAAAGTACTGGCTCAGCAGCCCCGGCTGCTTCTTTTGGATGAGCCGACGACCTATCTCGATATCGGCTACCAAATTCAGCTGCTGGATACCGTCCACCGCTGGCAACGGACGCGACAGACAACCGTGATTGCGGTCCTGCATGACCTGAATCTGGCCTCACTCTACTGCGACCGGATTCTTCTCTTGAACAAAGGCCGCCAGATCGGAGTGGGCGTCCCTGAAGAAATCTTGCGGGCTGAATTGATCAAAGACGTCTATGGGATCGAGCCGATTGTGCTGGATCATCCCGTGCACGAGTTGCCGCAAATCATGCTGCGGTCTCAGCGGGAATAGAGCGATCAGCTTTTGCCATGCATTCTTGTATACGGGAGGTTGTACCCATGGTCATCCTGATTACAGGCGGCGTCAGAAGCGGCAAGAGCCGTTTCGCCTCCACCTATGCGGCACAGCTGGGCGAGAGCGGTCTTTTTGTGGCCACGGCGATCCCGGGGGATGCGGAGATGAGGGAGCGTATCCGCCGGCACCAAGAGGAGCGGGCACAAGCCGCCTTTCACTGGGAAACGGCCTGGGAGGCGTATGATTTGAGCGGATGCTTGCGCCGAATCAAAGAGCAGTGGCAGCGGGAATCAAAAAACCCCGTGATCCTCGTGGACTGCCTCACCCTCTGGCTCTCCAACTGGCTGCTGCGGCATGAGCATGACCAGCCGATGGAAAAGGTGTCGCGGCGAATCGAAGAATTGACCGAGGAGCTGCGGGATTTTCCCGGTACGATCCTGCTCGTCTCAAATGAGGTCGGTTACGGTCTGGTGCCAGACTATTTGCTCGGCAGACAGTTTCGCGATTTATCCGGAATCATGAACCAGAGCGTCGCCGCAGTCAGTGACCAGGTGTTCTTGGTGACCGCCGGCATTCCGCTTGAAATCAAGAGCCGGGCCTTTCATATCCCGGGCCGGTGCCCCTAAAAGAGACCGGCGTATATAGAAAATGCCAACCCTGCGGTCCAGGGTTGGCATTTTTTCTATCGTTTATCGCTTACCGAAATACATTCCAAGTCAGCGGCGGGAGCATTCGCGTCCCCTTCGTCATCGAAGAGCTGCACATCGGGCAGGTAGGTTCCTCTTCAAAGGTCAGATTTTCTCTCATCCAGCAGGTACAGTCATCGTTGCTGCAGGTCCAAATGGTCGTTTCCAGCTCAGGTACGGGCTCCTGATTTCTTTTTGCAAACAATGCAAGACACCTCCAGTTTGTCACCGTGCAGGAAAGAGTAACTCCTTCTAGTTTGTGCTAAGACTGGTTTTTCTATGCATGCTTTCAGCCATGCTGTTCGGTTCACCGGGACACCGGACGCTGCATAGACTGAGAAAGTAAATCATGTGGGAACGGCTGCTCGTGGCAAACCGCTTCAGGAAAAGGGGGAATCAAGATGCCAAGTATCAAAGCGGCCATTGTCGGGGTGGGGAATTGTGCGTCTGCCTTGTTGCAGGGCATTTCCTATTACAAGAGCAGGTCAACCGATGCAAGCGGCTTGATCCATCCGTCAATCGGTGGATATGAACCCGGGGATATAGAGATTGTCGCGGCTTTTGACATTGATGACCGAAAAGTGGGAACGCCTCTTCATCAGGCGATATTTGCCGCGCCCAATTGCACCAAGGTATTTGCCGCAGATGTAGAAGAATCGACGGTAGTGGTCAAGATGGGCCATCTTTTGGACGGGATATCTTCCCACATGGACTCCTTTGCCGAGGAGAGACGCTTCCGGCCATCTTCCTTGCCCCCTTGTGACATTGTCAGGGAATTGCGCGAGAGCGGAGCAGAAATGCTGATCAACTTTTTGCCCGTTGGCAGTGTAGAGGCTACAGAACATTACGCATCATGCGCACTTGAGGCGGGTGTGGCTTTTATCAATTGCATCCCCGTTTTTATCGCGTCCGACCCGAAATGGGCGGACAAATTCGAGCAGGCTGGCTTGCCGCTCATCGGAGATGACATCAAGTCTCAGCTCGGGGCAACGATCATTCACCGGGTATTGACCCGCCTCTGTGAGGAACGCGGCATTCGGATCAACCGCACCTATCAATTGAATATCGGGGGGAATACCGATTTTCTCAACATGCTGAACCGAGAGCGTGTGGCCATGAAAAAAATCTCGAAGACGGAAGCCGTACAGTCGCAGTTGGAGACGCCGCTGGCCGAGGAGCACATTCATGTCGGGCCAAGTGACTATATCCCCTGGCTCAAAGACAATAAAATTTGCCATATACGCATCGAGGGCAGCCAGTTTGGCGGCGCGGACGTGAAGCTGGATGTGAAGCTGTCCGTCGAAGACTCCCCGAACAGTGCGGGCATCGTCATCGATGTGATCCGTTGCT
This sequence is a window from Brevibacillus composti. Protein-coding genes within it:
- a CDS encoding FecCD family ABC transporter permease: MKMRFFLFGGAGMALLFLSVGTSLSLGSADLPLSQVWGILLHQIPGVGMLVSADWPQSAEQIVLKVRFPRVLLAILVGACLSLAGAGFQGIMRNPLADPYTLGVASGSAVGASLMILFGFQYALLGQWSVPLAAFGTGLLSLWMVIRLANNQGNIHIETLILSGVVAQAFLGSIVSLLVSLSDQVVNEILFWLMGSLAFRGLPFTMVLLPALLLGLVILMGYSRTMNVFALGERQAAHLGIEVDQTKIAVLSVSTLLTAVAVSVSGIIGFVGLVVPHLVRLMAGPDYRLLLPLSALYGGIYVLWADTLARTVLSPTEIPLGVVTAFLGTPFFAYLLKKKQRSGKGEAM
- a CDS encoding cold-shock protein, with the translated sequence MFAKRNQEPVPELETTIWTCSNDDCTCWMRENLTFEEEPTCPMCSSSMTKGTRMLPPLTWNVFR
- a CDS encoding ABC transporter substrate-binding protein, with the translated sequence MRRMMFFLFCLVLVIGLAGCGGTSQTAQPAEPAPQTEASSPAAPPPSAESSAKATSYPITIKDATGQEITFEAAPERIVSTSPAETEMLFALGLGDKVVAVSDYDDYPEEAKAKPKVGGVVTPNEEAIISHAPDLVIGGISMKNEVVEKLRALDLKVITFQPKVVDDIMDNILLIGQITDRNQQAEDLVAKMKADITKVTEAVQTLKPEEKKKVYLEFSAGWTVGKGEFLDELITMAGGINIAADTEGWNPISEEKILQEDPDVILYAKGFTDDKTGESLDQMIRKRNGWDKIKAIEENQVFGLDHNVLSRPGPRITQGLYEMAKAVYPERMK
- the cobU gene encoding bifunctional adenosylcobinamide kinase/adenosylcobinamide-phosphate guanylyltransferase is translated as MVILITGGVRSGKSRFASTYAAQLGESGLFVATAIPGDAEMRERIRRHQEERAQAAFHWETAWEAYDLSGCLRRIKEQWQRESKNPVILVDCLTLWLSNWLLRHEHDQPMEKVSRRIEELTEELRDFPGTILLVSNEVGYGLVPDYLLGRQFRDLSGIMNQSVAAVSDQVFLVTAGIPLEIKSRAFHIPGRCP
- a CDS encoding ABC transporter ATP-binding protein is translated as MIRVVDVSKNYNGRSVLSSLNFSVEPGEFFGIIGPNGSGKSTLLKLLSGVESWGDGQIWLQEKLVSQYKRKDLATWLAVLQQEPLPPVGFRVREVVEMGRYPYQSWLGTEKADSSDMIDDILRTLRLDDLQDRTLEKLSGGEKQRVALAKVLAQQPRLLLLDEPTTYLDIGYQIQLLDTVHRWQRTRQTTVIAVLHDLNLASLYCDRILLLNKGRQIGVGVPEEILRAELIKDVYGIEPIVLDHPVHELPQIMLRSQRE
- a CDS encoding inositol-3-phosphate synthase gives rise to the protein MPSIKAAIVGVGNCASALLQGISYYKSRSTDASGLIHPSIGGYEPGDIEIVAAFDIDDRKVGTPLHQAIFAAPNCTKVFAADVEESTVVVKMGHLLDGISSHMDSFAEERRFRPSSLPPCDIVRELRESGAEMLINFLPVGSVEATEHYASCALEAGVAFINCIPVFIASDPKWADKFEQAGLPLIGDDIKSQLGATIIHRVLTRLCEERGIRINRTYQLNIGGNTDFLNMLNRERVAMKKISKTEAVQSQLETPLAEEHIHVGPSDYIPWLKDNKICHIRIEGSQFGGADVKLDVKLSVEDSPNSAGIVIDVIRCCKLALERRLSGSILPVAAYAMKHPLVQCTEEEARVLLGQFIQGAS
- a CDS encoding 5-oxoprolinase subunit C family protein; translated protein: MLYIIDGGLQTLVQDMGRKEYYHLGVPPSGAADKYSYVLGNLLLGNPQDYAALEITLLGPVIEFRKKTVIAITGAPCEAKLNAEIVPMWESLLVKEGDVLSFRMTTSGVKTYLCVSGGIQVPDVLGCKSTYVLSQLGGYQGRKLQAGDEVQIGEPLPGVFQQVGKRIPDEYLPPFSTSVDIRMVVGLSSYRLSDEGLRAFLNSEWQVGLESNNIAYRYTGATVTFKPTEPAFGAGDNSSNVVDIVYPIGAIMVPNEKELILLLRDATTGGGFVTIGTAIHADLDLIAQSRPNTKTRFISVTVDQAIEARMNKKRKVQAVQELLR